In a single window of the Nicotiana tomentosiformis chromosome 10, ASM39032v3, whole genome shotgun sequence genome:
- the LOC138899887 gene encoding uncharacterized protein yields MLQMWDEVEHQVWCQLKSGNSYFWFDNWTGFGALYHASGPDHWCDESIKYVDDVVENGAWNEGLLRKLLPEELADHIFDSITPPSDYSMKYKRWRKLETKGKFTMKFAWQYIRKRRDESKLYRFFWVKGVPFKIRFFMWRLWKAKLPLDDWFLRLGFVWNYFGAPAGIKIEGEQLVQVINEWWNKPGNTSLKEIYQAMPDGWIKCNTDGAFRGEFGGASYGVCIRDGIGDLIYAQADVVEEATNNIAEAQAILEAVRYIIQMQFPPCIIETDSS; encoded by the exons ATGCTTCAAATGTGGGATGAAGTGGAACACCAAGTGTGGTGTCAATTGAAGAGTGGTAACTCCTACTTCTGGTTTGATAATTGGACTGGATTTGGAGCTCTTTATCATGCTTCAGGTCCAGACCATTGGTGTGATGAATCCATAAAATATGTTGATGATGTGGTGGAGAATGGGGCATGGAATGAAGGGCTTTTGAGGAAGTTACTACCAGAGGAGTTAGCTGACCACATTTTTGATTCCATCACACCACCTTCAGATTACTCAATGAAGTATAAGCGTTGGCGGAAGCTGGAAACAAAAGGGAAATTTACAATGAAGTTTGCATGGCAATACATAAGGAAAAGAAGAGATGAAAGCAAGCTATACAGGTTCTTTTGGGTAAAGGGTGTGCCTTTCAAGATAAGATTTTTCATGTGGAGGTTGTGGAAGGCAAAACTACCATTAGATGATTGGTTCTTAAGGCTGGG ATTTGTTTGGAACTACTTTGGTGCACCTGCAGGGATCAAAATAGAAGGGGAGCAGCTAGTACAAGTGATAAATGAGTGGTGGAATAAACCGGGGAACACAAGTTTGAAGGAAATCTATCAAGCTATGCCAG ATGGATGGATTAAATGTAACACTGATGGGGCCTTTAGAGGGGAATTTGGAGGAGCTTCATATGGTGTTTGCATTAGGGATGGTATTGGAGATCTTATATATGCCCAGGCTGATGTAGTTGAAGAGGCAACCAATAATATTGCGGAAGCACAGGCCATTCTTGAAGCAGTCAGGTACATAATTCAAATGCAGTTTCCTCCATGTATAATTGAGACTGACTCTAGTTAG
- the LOC138899888 gene encoding uncharacterized protein — MESPWLVGRDFNVILFEEEKYGVLLVYLTEVEDFAHCVDTCALYDLGFKGSLYIWWNGRFDIDCIFKRLDRFLENQQFFDLFRALEVVHLIKYGSDHAPLLLSCNIDTVQIKKPFKFLNFWTNHESFLNLVKENWEADSMGNPFIIFQSKFKKVKSALAAWSKETFGGIFKQIAALEDVIKVHDIEFELNPTVQNRTKLHKVEGDLTRYYHLEEGFWRQKASMQ; from the coding sequence ATGGAATCCCCTTGGCTTGTTGGAAGGGATTTCAATGTGATTTTATTCGAGGAGGAGAAATATGGGGTCCTTCTAGTTTATTTGACTGAAGTAGAAGATTTTGCACATTGTGTGGACACATGTGCACTGTATGATCTTGGCTTCAAAGGGAGCCTGTATATTTGGTGGAATGGAAGGTTTGATATCGATTGCATCTTTAAGAGGCTTGATAGGTTCTTGGAAAATCAACAGTTCTTTGATTTGTTCCGAGCGTTAGAAGTTGTGCACCTTATCAAGTATGGTTCAGACCATGCTCCTCTCTTATTGTCATGTAATATTGACACTGTCCAAATTAAGAAACCCTTCAAGTTTCTCAATTTTTGGACCAATCATGAGTCTTTTCTGAATCTAGTGAAGGAAAATTGGGAAGCTGACTCTATGGGGAATCCATTCATCATATTCCAAAGCAAATTCAAGAAGGTGAAGTCAGCACTGGCAGCCTGGAGCAAGGAGACTTTTGGGGGTATATTCAAACAAATTGCAGCATTGGAGGATGTTATTAAGGTACACGATATTGAGTTTGAATTAAATCCAACAGTTCAGAATAGGACTAAGCTGCACAAAGTAGAAGGTGATCTTACAAGATATTATCATCTAGAAGAAGGATTTTGGAGGCAAAAGGCTAGTATGCAATAG
- the LOC104094741 gene encoding uncharacterized protein, which translates to MAKEVHRLANLGVQLADSIEGRMIVQNRVDSLLVVEVKENQYNDPFLVQLKEGIHKHKTMDFSLGMNNGALRFSPMKGIMRFGKKGKLSPRSIGLYRILQKIGQVAYRLELPLELSLVHRVFHVSMLKKVVGDPSLIVPVEAIEVNVELTYEEIPVAIIDRKVRKMRNKKIASVKVLWQNQQAEEATCEAKKDMERKYPHLFVEPNGCA; encoded by the exons atggccaaggaagttcaccggttGGCTAATTTGGGAGTTCAGCTCGCGGACTCTATTGAAGGTAGgatgattgtgcaaaatagagtTGACTCATTGCTAGTAGTGGAAGTTAAGGAAAATCAATATAATGATCCATTCTTGGTGcagttgaaggaggggattcataaacacaagaccatggatttttctcttggcatgaatAATGGTGCGCTAAG gttttcccccatgaaaggtataatgcgatttgggaagaaaggaaaattgagtccaaggtcTATCGGACTTTATAGAATCTTGCAGAAGATTGGTCAAGTAGCATATAGGCTAGAGTTACCTCTAGAGTTGTCATTAGTACACcgagtattccatgtgtctatgttaaagaaggtggttggagatccgtcgctcATCGTCCCTGTGGAGGCTATTGAAGTTAATGTagaattgacttatgaggagattcCGGTTGCCATCATTGATAGAAAAGTTCGTAAGATGAGGAATAAAAAGATTGCTTCAGTCAAAGTGCTATGGCAAAATCAACAAGCCGAAGAGGCTACCTGTGAAGCAAAGAAAGATATGGAGAGGAAATATCCTCACTTGTTTGTAGAACCAAATGGATGTGCTTAA